Genomic segment of Arachis stenosperma cultivar V10309 chromosome 4, arast.V10309.gnm1.PFL2, whole genome shotgun sequence:
ctattttatggtttatcttgtgctgatTTGAGTGGCTTTTGTCAATTCTTtgctcacttattcatataatttgcatggttttacaattccctCCTAATTCTGTGATATagttgaaaacatgtttcctaggcCTTTAAACTGTCAATTTTGATTATCCTTTgttaccattcgatgccatgatctgtgtgttaagtgttttcaggctttatagggcagggatggcttagaggatggaaagaaagcatgcaaaagtggaagaaacgcgagaaaatgaagatttgagaagctggcaacgacacgtacgcgtgactaacgcgcacgcgtgacaaGGAATTTTGCCAAACGACGTGTACGTGTgacctacgcgtacgcgtgacatgtgcCACGTGTAGAAATTTGCAGAAAGCACTGGGAGCGATTTATGGGCTCCTTTTGGCCCAGTTCCAAGCCCGAAAAACATAGAATAGAGACTGCAGAATGGGAGGATCCATCATTCATTCAATCATACTTCTCATACacataattttagattttagatgTAGATTTTAGAGGGAGagtctctctcctctctctaggttttaggatttatgatttctcttctactcttaTTGACTACTCATTGTTATTACTTTAGTTTGTGAACTTTTGATGTTAGATTCAATTCccatattaatgcaattacttttcCTATGGTTATTCTTGCCTTTATTGATTTGTGTTATTGATGCTTGCAATTGGTAGTTAGATCTATTTCCCTTGCTagttttctatgtttttatgttgtgccttccaagtgtttgataaaatgcttgggaggattttaatttagatttttatccttttggccttggttgagtaattggtgactcttgatttatcaaactcctttgttgattgttaATTGAAGGTTGCTAATCGACTTGAAtcccactaactctagtctttctttgggagttgactaggacttgaggattcatattgatttatccacttgacttaccatcatagttagaggttgactaagtgggagtaacggacaattctcatcacaattgataaggataactaggataggacttccagttctcataccttgccaagagtttttcttagttattaatttaatcccttgcaatttatttttcttgttccttaatcaaaatcccaaaaatacactttttcataaccaattataaacacacttccctgcaattccttgagagatgacccgaagtttaaatacttcggttatcaattttattaagggtttgttacttgtgacaaccaaacttttgtacgaaatgATTCCTTGTCggtctagaagctatactttcaacgagaacttgtttgtaaaattctaaaccgtcaaaagtCCGCTCGTCACCGAGCTTGTCGAAAGCGGGTTTAAACAAGATCTCAAACGAGCTTCCTTGATCTATCAGGGTGCGGTAAAGGTTTGCATTGGCCAAGATCATTGTTATTACCACTGGGTCGTCATGCCCATGCAGTAGGCATTGTACGTCCTCTTTTGTGAAAGAGATGGTGGGTAGGTTGGTCGGTTGACTATGTTCCCCGACCTAGTATACTTCCATGAGGTGTCTTTTCCATGAGGATTTTGACATTCCTTCTCTCGCGAACCCTCCATTAATCACTTGGATATGTTGCTCTGGGGTGTGAGGAGGGCGTTCTGATTGTCCTCCTTCTTTATCCCTTCTTCTCTTCCTCGGGTCGTTTGACCTGTCTGCTAGTATCTGTCAAGTCGGCCTTCTCTGGCCAACTTTTCGatgacattctttaggtcgtaaCATTCGTTAGTGGAATGCCCATACAGCTTGTGGTACTCACAATATTCGGTCCGACTTTCGATTTTCTTGTGTTTAATCAGACGATGAGGTGGAAGCTTTTCGGTATGATATATTTCTCTGTAAACATCGACAAAGAAAACTCTTAGATAGGTGTAGTTGTGATATTTTCGAGGTTTTTCTGTATTTTACTCCTCTTTCTTCTGGGGTTCCCTTTCTTTGTCCCAAGTTTTATAGTTGGACAAGTTAGATCACGAAGGTGATTCCCTAAGTCGGGAGTTTTCCTctatgttgatgtacttttctgaCCTCTGTTGAATTTCGTTGAAAGAAGTCGGGTATCTCTTGGATATTGATTGAGAGAATGGCCCTTCTCTAAGGCCATTGACCAGACCCATAATTATGGCTTCGGTTGGTAGACTTTGAATTTCCAAGCaagctttgttgaacctttccatatagtcTCGAAGGGTTTCTCCGACCTCCTGCTTTACTCCTAGCAGGTTCGGGGCGTGCTTCGTTTTGTTTTTTTGGATGAAAaatttggtcaaaaattttctgGCCAGGTCATTAAAACTAGTGACCGATCTGGGGGTAGACCATCAAACCATTTCATTGTGGCATTGGTTAAAGTAGTTAGGAAGGCTTGCAACAAGTGGCGTTAGAGGTGTCGGCCAAGTACATTcggcttctgaagttgctgagatgatggcttagGTTGGACATTCCGTCATAGAGATCCATGTCGGGCGATTTGAAGTTCTTAGGAACTTTGGCCTTCATGATCTCTTCTGTGAACGGATCTTGCGCTCCCAAGGGACTTTCTTCCCTGTCCGACCTAGTAGCCCGACTTCGAAGATTGGCCTCTATCTTCTGGAGTTTTTCTTCTAGCTCCCTACGTCGCCTTACTTCTCTTCTCAATTCCCGTTTGGCCTCTCGTTATCGCTCGGCCTCATGTTCGAGCTATCTCAAGCGATCTTGCTGTCCATGGACCATGTTTAATATCTCTGTTGCTTGGGGATGATCCTCGTCGTTGGGATGGTATACTTCAAAATGGATCCTCCTTGGATGTGGGTTTCCTGAAGGCCCTTCTCCGTGGGGTCCTTGCGTATGTTGTGGCGTAGGAGGGAGGACAGTGGCGTGATCCTCCGGCGGAGCTTCTTGGTCAGACTCTGATGCAGTGTGACCTTCCTCCGGTTGGTTGTCTTCCATGATtgtgggatgacttccaggtccccgtcAATGGTGCCAATGtcccgagggttacctgaaacgctGATTTGGGCTTGAACGTGAGGTCCAGACTCCTTTAATGGCAGCGACCGACTTGTTGGTGCCGAGGTGCGGCCTATCTGAGTTCCTCGTGAGAAagtggggggtggtacctgcaagagactccaatgcttaagttaacAAGGGTTTTAGTCAGGTTTTTAGTAGAGTAGAACGTGAATATACCTGAGGTgagtcagtgtatttataatagagTAGATAACCATCTTTGTTGGAGTAGTTCTATCTTTTCTGAAAGATAAACGTTCCCTTTATCTTGGGAGTTTGTTGGGATCTACCTTTTAGATGAGGTAGAAATAGTAGGAGAGATTAAAGGAGACAGTTACTCATTAGATCGAGCAGAGCTGAACCTCCATGTCATTGCCCGACTTTCTTAAAGAGGTTTGGTTTATAGTGAAATCTATCTCTTTTTGGTCTTCTTGCGCCTGACTTTTATTTATCGGGTAAGAGTATgaacaataatattattatattttttactagtaataagaatataataatgATATGATAATTGaaaatgttaaataaaaattaagaataattagttattttactataaattttaaaatttaaattttaaattctaataaaatcCTAACTGcatctattttaaattaagatatgatttgattcaatttaaaataaaacaagattcaaatttaaaataagaaacaaCGTTATACTATATGACACATTGACAATAGCAAAAGTAAAACAgatacattttgttcctttatttatatatacataaatatatatgattCTAATTCTTGAAAGAGAATTTTCGTTGCAAGAAGttgcaaaataattttttaatttaaatttgactTTTATTAATCAAGGAGTTAATAGTAAAAATTAGACTCATTGTAAATGCACATAGGGTCTTTGTACAATCTAAAACAAaagtttttattaataattattaaatatgtcTTCAAATATTTGGTTTAATAAAATCTTAAACCCAAAATAGATCACTATATATtcctttattattttcttcGGGTGTTATTACGAAGTAATCGTTAGTCGAAAATCGAAATTGATCAAATTTCTAAATTAATACGTAGATACCAACATATAGTTGAATATACGAAGGGAAAGAAACGCTTGCAGTTGCAGGTACTTGAAAGAGCTTAATTATTTAGAATAGTTCAGAGTTCAGATAGAgcccaataattataaaaaaacttatttatttaCGTAATAGAAACTTTTAATAtctttctaattattaattgagGGAAAATTCGACTTTTTTAAAAGGTTTCAAATATGAAAgtgtctatttattttatttttgtacggtctttgttttatttcatttaataTATAGaagaatgaatttttttaagaCAATACCATAATCTATAAAGCATAAATTAAATTTGGCTCTAGATCACTAAAGTGTAAAATCTAGCAGCTGGTTAAATGAGTGGTTTATAGTAGATTAAAAATTTAGTCTTCAATAGAGAGTAGAGACGAAGTAACATGAAATATGAACACatttcaattacaatttttGACTCCCTCAATATGagtaattgaaaaagaaaaaatgagaaaattaataaaattacgTAATTAATTAACATAGAGTTTCATATTTTGATTAGCGACTCTTAGAAATCGTACTCGAAATGAAATTGGAAACTTTCAGTCTTGCTATAAAACAACAAAACCAACGCTGAATTATCAAAACTTTGACCAAATaaaatgtaaataaaataattattttataataaaataataaataaaatgtaaataaatacactaaaataaattatagtttaatataacttttaaaatatcatccaaattaaaagtattacatAAACTACAATATTATGATCTCGTTcaaatacaaattcaaaagtcaaataACAAATACAAccaattaaatataaaataccaacatttaattttatcatcaatcatcaaaattcGTCATAACTTGCTGAAGATTTGAAGCAATAGGATTTAAAGCTGAATTATTCTCCCTACGTGTTTCTTGGTTGATACTCTTATCTATACCTAAAAATTACTaataatccaataataatataattcaattaCAATATCATAGCAACCCACTCCAACCCAATAATCTCAATAGACAACAGccaaaattatttaacaattatccaattatttaattattaatcaattaTTCAACAATTAATCAACGCCTCAATAGCAAAATTTAGCACCCAACAATTAATCAATGCGCGAACATAGTTGGCTAACATTGGTTGGACAGAAGTTGCGCTGAATACTCGAGGTCCAGCCGTCCAGGTGAGTGCTAGGGTAATAGGTTAAGGAACTTAGAGAGTTAGGGTAATAGGATTCAACAACCAAAACGCAGTCGTTTTTGACACAATTCAAAAACCAGCTGAATTATGGTTCGGTTTGACTGACCGATTTCTGACTATTTGAAAGTCTAATGtcgatttttttaatttgacgaTTTTAACTTTTACTCGAACCGTATTTAATAACTATTCACAGTTTGACCAGTTCAACCGGCCAGCCCAAACCAATTTTTAGGACCTTAGTACCCATGTTTCATTATATCTGTtccaaaactaaaaaaaacgcacccaagaaaataaagaaaaccaTCTTGATAATAGTAGAAATTTGTATAACTACTAAATAATAGACTGAATTATACTAACTCTGTATAAAAAAACTTTAATTAATATAGTGTTAATAGTACTCTTATTTTCTTCTTAAAATTGCATCATCGTagaaatattataataaatttagaaaaataatgcTAATTAAATGTTATAAATGTGACAAATAATTGAAAACATTCAAATATATAAACGGAACCGATGTTAGAAATCAAACACATGCACGAAGTAAAACATTGGCACTTTACAATTTACATAGTACTATATGATTCAGGATTGTTGAATACAACATTTTATGAATCATGCAATACAAAGAAATTTAAAtgtttttaaagtttcaaagtAATACTTATTGAAATGGATAATATGATATTCGAgaagtatataaaattttcaaacGAGACATGGTCATTCTTGCACATTTTCAACAAAACCGATGCGTCACAATATTAGCAACTTGTGTTGCACAAATAAACAAAACACGATAACATATACATACATTTCAACGAGTTTGTTCCTTAAACACACAAGAAAACGACCCTATGTTGACGAGGTAAAACATATTGCGACTATAAAAGCAACTAAGATGAAAGAATGTTTTAAATTAACGTGCAACTGGGCAAATAGTATTATTTGAGAAGATGGAACCATTTGTAATATTCATCATCGTAGCTGTGTCAATATCCGCCTCTGTTTTAATGTTGAGTCTATTGTGCCGAGCAGTAGGAGCAAGTTCAGGATCTGATGGTGGTGGTTTTATCCATCGCAATaaccatcatcatcatattcatGGTGGTATTGTAGCGGGTGGGATTATTGGGGTCGATGCTGGTGCTACTGGAGCTGGGGGTGGATGCGGCGGTGGCGGTGGTGGAGGAGGTGGGGGTGGATGTGGCGGTGGCGGTGGTGGAGGAGGTGGCGGTGGTGGAGGAGCATGTTAAGCTTCAAagttgaaacaaaatttgaaaGCAACATAGGCTATTTGTGATTCGGATGTGTTTATTAGGAATTGTATTGCGGCAAATAAACCTTCAGCTTATTTTTCTTGAAGTTGTAATTATCTATCTTATTTTTTGTTCaggattttttttcatttaaattaattaaacatattatttaccaaaattcataactcacacaattatttattaatatatgcAATTTTACATATTTCGAATATTGTGACCAAGACACAATAAACACATATATGATTCAACAAAAATTGTACTTGAAATATGGCACAACTTCTATGTTCTAATAAAGTGTTGTCTTCATAAGCAAACTGGTACAAGCATTATGATACGTATTCGGAGTATTATTATAACATTTAACTATAATATTACGTATTCGTATTATTCAACTCATATATAATTAACTAAaaggttaagtatgattttggtcttTAAAGTATAtgtcaaaaattatttttatcaataacaTGTTTTACAGTGAATGGTATTCTATCTTCTTTAAAGTAACATGTAAGTTACCCTTTCTGATGTATCATATTTTAATTAGATGTTTATTTTAACCTAAGTTACTTTAATCTCATTTgagttaataatatttttagaagacGGTAACGGCCTAACAGAAGGAGAAAATGAAACACCCAATAAGATGGTGATACTTAGGAAGCACACACTACAACATTttgggtctatggtcacggtttttttgGCTACGGtaaaaaactgtgaccataaaCCCTCTGTAGTCACGGTTTTTTAGGGTGACAAAAAAAAAGCTATAGTCACGGTTTTTTTAGAAAGGGTGATCATAGAGTacctatggtcacgattttttacaaaagggtggcctaaaagggtctatggtcacggttttgaaTGGTGACCTAAAggagtctatggtcacggttttttacagtgaccaaaaagggtctatggtcacggtttttcaaaaaaagataacctaaaagggtctatggtcacggttttgggggtggTCTAAAGGGGTCAATGGTTACGGTTTTTGGGGTAGcttaaaagggtctatggtcatggttttgggggtgacctaaaggggtatatgatcacggttttttacagtgaccaaaaaagggctatgatcacggtttttcaaaaaagggtgacctaaaagggtctatggtcacggttttggggtggcctaaaggggtctatgattacggttttgggggtgacctaaaggggtctatggtcacggttttttacagcGACTAAAAAGGGGCTATggtcataatttttcaaaaaagggtgacctaaaaagatctatggtcacggttttggagGTGGTCTAAatgggtctatggtcacggttttaggaGGTGGCCTAAAGGGgtttatggtcacggttttgggggggCCTAAAAGGTTTTATCGTCACAGTTTTAGGGGTatgtgacctaaaggggtctatggtcacggttttttacagtgaccaaaaaggggttatggtcacggttttggggggtgactaaagagggtctatggtcacggttttgaaaggtgacctaaaagggtctacgGTCACGATTTTACGAAAGGGTGACCTTAGTTCTAACCCTAACCTTAAATCTGATTACTATTCAAGAATATTTTTGTAGCTAAATTCAGTTttgataatttgaatttaaattaattaaaatttaaaaattttaataattgaaaactaattcaaatattttataatttaatttaaatattaaaattttaaatttaattttataaataaaaaaattaaataaaatacttttaattaaaTGAGAGAGGGAGGAGCCGCGCTGCTGCCGCCATCCATCCCGCCTTGCCATTGTCGTCCTTGTCGTCGCCGTCGCAGCTCGTCATCCTTTGTCACGCTCTATCACCGTCGCAAGCTCGTCTTTCTGTTTCGGCCATCAGTGCTTTCTTTGCCGTGAGTTGGTGTAACATCCTAagtttttgaataattaaatttattatatttgttgaaattaaagttccggtgatagaaaaataaaaaaaagttatatcatttaatttgaataattaatattttgagaataaataatattttataaaatgtgattaatatgtttattttataatttaaattaaaaataattaattaaatttagtaatatattgataaataatgttcttaaatatttttaataaaatatatttaattttaaaattattccaacctctaattttattaaaatatctaTACATATCTATTTTTATTCCTTTATAAAGTCCgtaatttttaactttaattttcaaattgaaTCAGAAATCTAATTCCCAAATTGAGGAACCTAACCCTAATCCCTCCTCACCACACTCAGCCGCATCCTCTTTCCCTTTAATCCCTTTCAAACCTAACACAGTAGCAGAGAAGGAGAGCTGTGATCGAAAGAGAGGAAGAGCCACGCTGCCGCCGCTCTCCAGCCACCTCGCCACCACCGTCGCGCCGCCACCGTGCCATCGTTGCTCCCAGCTCGCCGACATCCTCCATGTCGTTGCGCCACTGTTCgcaaagaggagagagagagacgTTGAGACAGAGCAGCGCCGAGAGGGAGAGGAGCCTCCATCATCGTCGATTCGTGCTCGCCAGAGGAAGCCGCTGCCGCCGATGAGTTGTCGCCGCTGTGACGCGTCTGAGAGGAGAGAAGTCATGCGTTGAAAGCCATCGCGTCTTGTCGCCAAGGGTTCCATCACAGCCAACCCGTCGCAGTTGGTGTCGCCGCCGTCCCTGTTGGATTCCACCGTGGAGAAGAGAACGACACGAGGGAGAGAGGGAGACAGAGCCGTGCGAGCTAGAAGAGGCACTGTCCTTGATGTTGCTGCCACGGTCGCTGGTGAGTCGTGCACCGCCATCAGAGTCAGAAGACAGCATCAGCCTTCTTGTTTTGGTTCCGATTCCTCCATTTCTAAAACTGTAACACTCACTCTTGTTCTACTTCAAACTTGTTCCTTTTCCATGTTCTTATTCTAATCCTAGTCATATATTCTTATTTTAGTTCTGTCACTTTGCTTCAAAATTGCTGTTGTAACTCGTATTGGTTTTGGGACTGTTATGGCTGCTGCTGGTTTTGTTCAAGGCTACTGCTGCTGTgagaaaggaaaaagaaatttGTCGCGATTAAGGAATTCTTCGAGTTCCGGTTATTTGAGGTAGGgaatttatttgaaaattaactgttttaatttatgaatgCCAATGAAGTTTAGTGAGTAACtgcaaataatttataaatgtCTTGTTTGGTTAATTGATGAAAATTGATGAAATTGAGATTGTTGGTGATTGTGAATATGGTTGAATGTGATGAAATTGTGATGAGATTGATTTGTAGCTGTGTTTGAGAATGATGATTTCTGTTGGTTATGtgatttgatgatgatgagggtaTACTTGAAATGCTATTGGAAGTTGATGAACTATTATGAATATGTATGTGTAATTTTGTGCTTTGTTGATTCCGAATTCTTGGAATTTTACTACTAATTCTAATAACTATGTTTAATAAAATGGAAGTTAGAATTGTGATATCGGAAAAGTTCCAAGCTTAGATACAAAAGTGGGAGTGTAAGGTTGCTTAATTGTCATTAAATTGAAATATGACTAGTTAATTAATGAATGAAATATATTTGAGAAAAGTTAGTTGTTGTGATTACTCTGAATTATGATTGAAGCTGGATGTGGTTCTGAATTACTCTGAAAAGTttgcttattttattttcttg
This window contains:
- the LOC130975236 gene encoding glycine-rich protein 5-like, giving the protein MEPFVIFIIVAVSISASVLMLSLLCRAVGASSGSDGGGFIHRNNHHHHIHGGIVAGGIIGVDAGATGAGGGCGGGGGGGGGGGCGGGGGGGGGGGGGAC